From the genome of Phlebotomus papatasi isolate M1 chromosome 2, Ppap_2.1, whole genome shotgun sequence:
aatacagtacgtcttggttgatttgtttaacaaaattcattgtcatttgaattgccagaaatctcaaatatgtgacttctgacaatgccacgtgagctgaaatggcaatgtcacggctacagaatcgcattttcgaaaaagctctcctaagattcgaacccaatttgtcatatggcattgccagagcgttacaggcTTCCCCTCCAGGTGAGATAAATTTTAATGCTCCTGAATTACTTTTggttttatactttcaattattgaattttgtgaatatcGTATAAAGGAGGCAAATGCCTCACCTTGCCCTCGCTACGCTCTTGTCTAGTGTTTAATTAGAATCGGCTAGCTTATTCAAACCTAAAAGGGGTcgaatgaataaaattaattgttttaagagcataaaaaaaaacataaaaaatatttaaatttgctgTTCAGGGGCCCCCCTCGAGGTAGGAATCCCGTCTGTATTGCCTCTTTACTACTCCTTGTATCCGCAACTGACCTAGAATGTCCATTCTTTTGGTCAAGATACATCATAATGCAGCCTACGCTTGTGAAGTGctttaattccatttattttGATAATCTATGAAAAAATCACCTTGTACCACACTACTCCTGTCCCAAACATCACCAGTCTCTTCCACCAAGAGTTTGAAAAGAGTCaagaagttaaatttttcaatcgGTCTTGAAAACTGTATTATTCTcacctaaagttttttttcttaaagtataAAATTCcttcaacttttcttttattataatgCAAGAAACTTCATAATAAGTATCTTTgttaagaaaaatgtaaaaaaaaattcacgattttttatAACTTTAAAGCAATTTGCGAAAAACATTATAAAGATATTTATTTGACTAATTTATGGGTAGATAAAATACGAGTATTTAATGACTTTGCATTTAAGAAACCTACAATGATTTCATTAAGCTTTTTCACTGAAGAAGCTTAatgaaatcaaatattttaaaatttgaaagtaccttcaattttctcttttaaaaatttttggtgtCGAAATGAGAGTTCTAGAATTGGCCAATATATATCTCTTTACTAAAAATTTCttgttgaaaagaaataaagtaTAAGGAAAAGCAAAATTACCAACCTCTTGAAAGATAAAATGGTAAGGAGACTCTTGAATGCCCTTTCCGCCTTAAATTTTTCGACCGACACTTGTAGCAATTGACCGAAAGAAATTCTGCTAGTGCTAACAACTAATCATTTTTATCCGACCTTTTTCCAAcgaacaagaaagttttttaATCTGTAAATTGAACTTTACACCCTCGTACTTTTCTATTCTGTGATCTACTTTAGCACATCTTCCCAAtggagaaaattgattttccagCGAAGGAAAGAGAATTGCTAGCGAACATGGAGAATAGGGTGAAGGTAAGGTGAAGGTTAAACCCCTGGAGATACAAAAAGTAGAAATAGTGGCGGCAAATAGGTCACCATAAAATTACGCGGATTCGCTTAAACCGGATTGATGCTGGAATCTCCAAAGGTGACAcacaaagaaatttaattatgtACTTCTAAAGGATAATGTAATAATTAGAAGAAATGGGATGAATTGTGTCATTTAAGTGAACAATGGAATCATCATAATTGATAgcaaaatatcaattaaaatttgagattgagACACATGCCCACTTTCACAATTGAACAATTAATATTTGAATTACTGAAAACCAACTTGTTCGTAAtacagattttattttaataataaattgtggcacaacgttccataaagGAACTTAGGTCTTCCCGCAAGgtgagttcgggacatccattattattttttcttatacagggataggGTTGTttgtcccatgccccgtggaatcaagtgcagtgaagctcactggatacaattcGAAAACCTTtaacaggggcccatcaagcctaataaaaagtggagctatttttcagttttccttgtaaaaatgttgtagatattgcaccgcgacttaaacaaatttgctcgtagttcttgtattatttctgcgaatattatgaaatatgtatttttaggtagcttttaatttacaatttcgaaatatatcagactataataagtcaattctctttaagaCAAAACTTGCTAATAGTCTTCAGttcctctatgcaaaaatgtatggaaaaatgaaatgtcgataggCCCCTGCATTTAATGCCGGAAAAATTCCTGgggacctaaaggggattcgcacccgggacacttgcaccCCTTGCaccatagagcgagtgctctactacttgacccattgagtgccattttgattaaaatagaatagcctaattcagagatgattaatttatttcaattttattttaattaattattattttatttcattttgcaaTAGATGGTAGAgaatgtgaaaataatatcatCAGTTCTCTTGTGAAGGCGAACAGACCATCCatacaatctcagcttctgtgaTCTTAAGTGAAATCTTATCCTGCCACATAGGGTTCAAACTTCATATTTACACGTTTTTATGTTCGTTAGATCACGATTATGATACCCGCCAAAAAACGTTTTTTGGAACCAAGAAACTATCCCGTCCGTTTTAGGGGAAATCTTACAGGTTTAGCACACACTTCGTCTTCAgacaattcatatttttcccagatTCTTTTAAGGGGGTAAGCGGCTTTGAAGGCttcaaaaaaatcgattttttatttgcttattaaatAGGATAATAAGTAaagaacattttctgaaaatctcaagtcaatcggggtaaaactctcggaggtaaAGCAGTTTTAGTTACGCATTTTGCTCGCGCGCGCTtgtgttgtaaaactttaaacacgtttttctcaaaataccaTTTTCATAATTGGTTGTCAAGATATTTCGATTCCGATCTTTCTGAAACTTTGCACACTTCTTCTAGATATAGTTGGCTCGTGCATTACATGAGGGTTTTTTGAGATATCGATTTTGACGGATTTTATAGTAtgaaatatgttaaaaaatggctgaaaattatcacttttttgaaaaaagttgtgccaaaaatcgaaaaaaagttttaaaaaaattccgTCTGTTAAGCACGAGCCACATTCATATCCTAAAAGAAAATACGAATTTTATGGATTTAAGATGAAGCTGCTAGAAAAAAAACGTATGATCATACCATTCTTCAAcggttcaattttaaaaattttccggTGAAATTATATGCCAAGGCCTACTCTTTCAGATAGACGAAAATctgaatttatgaaattttatagctcaaaaataaaaaatggacaaaattgaaatttttttctatgtcaaACCCGCTTACTCCTTAAATGAATCTGAcataagtttttcaaaaaatgtgtgacttaatagTAGCTACTAATTTTGTTTTTCCATTGGTCAAATTCAATAAAGAAACTTGgggaaaaaaatttgaagtgttAGAAGGTGAATTGTGTGTGAagcttgaaagctttcccctacagatgtttataaaagtaaaacggaaagagatatcggcAAGGGGTTTCGGCGGTAAACGGAAACGAGTGCTTTTGTGGTACTAGGAGTTGGTGAATCAGATCCATCCCTCCCAAAAATGTATTATTCTCATTAATTCAGCTTCCTTCCGCTATGGCATAGATcgggttcaaattttagtaagttTTAACTAGTTAGTTCTTGGGGTCTTTGTGTTAAAGAGTAGCTTTATTTCAACGCAGTCCTCTGAAAATTTTTATGACAGGTTTCATGATTTGCCTTAACGCTTCAGAATATTTCAACTTCGATGATTTTCTAACGGTGAttaaaggggttacgtgggtcataCAGACAAAAAACACCGCGTAATTTCCTTGACATTTTTTCGataaattagaattttatttattttaaactctTAGGCAACAAAACCCATTTCaactaatattttttctgaaaaattaattaaaaaatcctgGTTTAAAAGACCTGGTTTTTAGAGActgtttttcaaataattaatttgCAATGCAGAAGATTTATCACAGAGTATATACATTTGAcgtcaaaaaaccaaatatttcctgttagtctATGAATTAAACTTGTTTTTGAAGGGTAGATGTTTTTTTTACCTTAATTTCAACTCATTTCCAAAACTGAAACGTGGTGTAAGAATcacagaaaatgattttttttgtgtataattctcccaaaaaatattttttttttttaaaaaaagacatAAATACCCTTGGATGAATATCTGAAAAATCTTGTCCATCGCAAAGTAAGTCTTTTCAAAATTGATCTCGAAAAATCAGTCCctaacggctgaatttttaaaatgtttaaatgaaaattccagtaaatatactttaaatgttgtacCTTTATATGCTTGAGgacttgaattaaaataaaaattcattatgttgaaaataaaagagaaaatatgctattttattggttttttcattcatttaaatttaaaaatcgttttttttttcaattcgttATGCAGTGCCTCCTTCACAGGATAAACGAACCAATTAAAATCTAGTTTAAACAATGTttataaaaataacaatttttattaaatttttaaaacataataAAGATAATGTTATTTGAGTAGGgttcatcgaagaccggaagtcgatatcgaattttataTGTGTCAAAAAACTGAAATCAAGATATGGAAATTATCAAGGGAGAAATATACTATAAATTGGATGAAATACGTTTATTAAAcacaaatattcaaatatttatatttaaataaaaaataattatttttttattcaaaaatttaattactttacttaaataattttataattaaatattcaagtaggaaaaagcacgctaccttcgagCGACTGTATCTTTTGACAACTTAGTTTTTTATATGTgcctaatggatttgacccatggctcttttcTGAGAATTTTAGTTTGAGGCATgggattagctattaaaatataatattattaaaggtcaaattcattaaaaacatattgaaaaaaatgagttgttcgaagctggAGTATGTCTGCGAAGTTAGCGAGCTTTCCCCTGTTAAATTCTGGTCaattattttccttttatttctaattttttatattctacATATACCATTATTGAACTTTTGATTGAGACTTATCCACGGTACAAGCAAATATCCATGGTGAAAAAAGACAAGAATACCTGGATCCTAACACATGCCAGTCAATCAAAACTCCAAGAATGATAGATGTAGATGTAGGATATTCTATTTAAGTCTATATTATTTCGAGTTAAATTTCGTTCGAATTAGGAGtttatgatttaaaaatttactgttctTTTTTAGAGATCCGACTTCTTAGAGTTCGAGAATTAAAATATGTATTACTATCACACAGTCGATTTCCTGGTCGTATTACTTGAGCAATCCATCCATCTGaaagaaatcaaaaataaataatttggtttattaaaaaatgtaattttttttagctttttaaTCGCAGGGAAAGGGCAACATCTTAGTTTGAGgatttcaatataaattagTCTCAATGGTTTCAATGTTTCTCTTACTGTGTTTGATCAAGATTTTATGTTTACCTGTAGGTTCAACTCTAGGATCGCATTTATCTGTATCACATACAGCACATTCTAAAACCATAAACGGATTGTCTCGGGTCATAAAATTGTGAGGATATTTTATCCACTTATCGCAGATCCACTTTACATCGTATCCTCTTTGAATAATAATTCCATCATTCCTGTCTGTAGGATAGAAATtatgaaagaaatgtgattatCGTTGAAAACTAAAATATAATAACGATATTAACTTACGTAAATACACCACTCGATAGCAGGCAAAATCTCTTATGTTAGGATGTTGTTCATCAGTGTAGCACCTGTCTACTTtcatttttgttaaattattgTCACAGCGTTCGTATTGTCCATAATCGAAATCCGTTGTATCACAAGTATAGCACTTTAATGTAACAAcgaaattgatataaaatacacATAAGATTGTCAGGCAgaatacaataaatttattcatgctGGTTAAGTAGCAAGTAATCTTGGTCAAGCTTAATTATTAAGAGATCTTGGGCAACTGAGTTAAACGGGTGTGTGTCCAGATACTTTTATATCAATTGATAAGCTAGCCAATTACCGAATGTTATCAGTTTCTCAGAAGTGGGTCTTATTGCACTgagatttgaattttataaCCGGAATTGCTCTTTTTGAACATATTCTGAAACATATTCTCTCTAGTAAAAACTGACAAGTAATTCCGGTATATGATAATGgaattcatggaattttgagcCCTAAATGATTAACCTTCTTCGGCTTTGGTATAATTGGTTAATTCTTGTTTCAAGTGATGGATTATAAATTACTTTGAATTGTAAAATGCTAGATAATTCCATCAGCGGAATAAGTACTCTGCcaaaatattgttataaaattaataagtcACACTTATCATTAAAGATGCATTTGATTTCGAGATAATTGTACTCTTATTGGAGTTGCTTTTGCAAATAAGAAGTCACAACTGTGAggaatttgatataatttttctaCTGATTAGAAATAAAGTTCACTAAAACGTTACTGATTAAATATTAATACACAATATTTGTACTTTTATtagcaaaaatttatttttcccattAACCCTTGACTCTCTTCATCTAGAATTAACAGTATTTATCTATTTTGTCGGCTTTGTTTATAAACTCTATTGGTTAAACGAATATAGaaaatagtaatatttattattaattattttgttattcctcttttaattttattaatcaattagttcctatataatattttatattaaatgcaAACTAGACGATTTTGGATAAATTATTCATGTGGAATTGATCAGAATTGCTGCAGGGAAGTAAATAATTACCTTAGTGTTTCAATGACGTAGAAAAACATCTGAAGGGGAAGTCTGTAACaatatgataatgtcatattACAAGTTTTCGTTGTTAAATTCGGGAGCAGAACAACAACGAAGACCTGTGAGTATCGAATGGCTATTACAAGCAGCTCTATGAGCTTCTCAATCATTGATATGAGCAATATTTTTCGGTACTTTtgccgaatttaccacataaaaaattccaaatttgtcatatgacattgtcatactgttacagaattgccCTGCTGGTCagaggtaaaaaaaatcttttatttttcttgcttTTCGAAAAGTTATGAAAAGTTTGCCCACAAAGTTTCttacagaaaatttaataacgTACTGATTTTGgtgatatttttcttcattttcttttctgatttgaattctaaatgacaaattcttttcttaaatAGTTACACTATATTAATCAATAaaaacgttgtgccaccattattattattattatttattattattattaaaataaaatctgtaTTACGAACAAGTTGGTTTTCAGTAATTCAAACATTAATTATTCAACCAGCAACATTTCAAGTAAAAGTGGACATGtgtctcaaattttaattgatattttgcTATCAATTATGATGGTTCCATTGCTCACTTAAATGACACAATTCATCCCATTTCTTCTAATTATTACATTATGCTttagaagtaggggaaagtcgtctgcctttaaatgcatcagccttcaaatgttgcaattttttcgttgttctcaaaagcataaattatattctattaactattaggtagctatccatcatcctcacaaatcatcaaaaaatggagagcctagctcctatttcctagatggtagatcaaaaaaaatgaaaatgagctctaaactgtaattttgatgttccacaaatcatgtgatttttcatagtaaaaatcattttacaaataaatcttccattgtgacacatagaagggttaatcaggcttaatatttctgttaatacattttggttcagatgacacaatttttgtgggtggcaaaaatttgcaaatatcaccctgcagcagcctttaaatgctaatgtcgtgtgcctttaaatcctatctttccatacatcaaaacatgtgaaatcgaactcctacttttctctgacgaacgtcatacaaatacttataacctgctatcttgctcctgCCGATAGCAGGATTGCgatttcaagttgacaattgtcaacttcaatggcgttttcttccaaattttcaagtgcaaaacagtgcttcagaaaaatgtgaagaaaagttattgtgtaatgccttttgactgcagtgatgattttagtgagtgcgttaggcttcaacctaatcatttatagcccatttagttttattgattcaatattctcagtgaaaaaaaaacatttaaaggcagctgcatcgcgtttgaaggcagactatgccagctgccttcatacaaatcgacatcacttttttaatttcctcagaaggaaaaactgaggacttgcaagtgctaaatgaggtaatcatatacgccgaatgaacaagagaattttttggtgtagtagaaaataaaatccattttgtggattcttcagaaaaaaaatcttaaatttggaactccatttttcgtttgaaggcagacgactttcccctatatgtaaTATAATCACTCGATTTTGTGTTATACACTCactcccgggattatgcacattttcgggaccgaaaaaaacgcgcgaaatggcattaggatagagtcagcccttttcgccatgtaagcactttttcaccacctaatataaaacaactaatttaaggcatttaagaataagtagcatttcaacactcataatatgttctgttctaatatcgcaatacgttattacgtctcttaattaattgaaattcgtattaaaacaggtggcgaaaagttctgaaacaagcataattggggaaaatgcatatttttcaatgagattctctaaaattctcgagacgtatcctatcactgagagaaatccgaaaaagttaaaatagcattccggaaatgttaattttaccctgcagtattgatccgaaatcggtgtaaatattatgctttctaggtgtattaggggttaaagttacccttgttTATGTTACTtctacacttaaaaaggtgtaaaattaacattaaaaaatgttgatatatttttacacctaaaaagtgttaaagttatgaggaaaaaaagttaatcgcacccccgttttttctcagtgtagatatatagatagatattgcttcaaagtatctttatacaaaaattcattttagtctgacaaaaatatcacaccttacgaggcccctaaagcttaatggtggcgaaaagtactgactctaccctatgcatcgaaaaaatttgcatacccgcaggcgatttcttttaaatgaatcggccgtagaacaaatttcgcgcggagtaaaagttgtcagagcaaaaagattcaactgtttaaaagaaattcatcaacaaatggtactctttggccagagttctttaataaattgttagaatatttaaaatttttacctcagaaatttatatttttataaaatactaAACATAGTTGCTTCTCCCTACTGTTACTATATAAAGAATAGATACGTAAATAGAAatagctgaaaaaaaaattgacaataaTCTAATGTAGGATACATTGTTTGCTTTAGTTTAGTGCATACTATTGGTACTACACaggattatttaatttattgatttatttattggtattttaGACAAATTTTTAGTAGATTTATTAGGGGAAACCGGAGAACAATTAGTCAGGGTagaataatgccctagacaccctcgcgactaaagtccagagacgtctaagctcgttcatagccaagtctgTTCCAGACACACAAACGAGACTTAGCATTCACTGCGACtcacaaaacaaaatttttgggggtcttatgcagatatttctacttaaATGCACTAATCTCCTTCGAAAATGATATATTACTTATACATTTACTTTACAATTCACGTATaataacaagaattattcactagaattgcggaaattggcttaagtcgcgagatagcttccacctcacaaataattgcaattaacaataattattaattaattaattaattattaataaattaataacaaatagttccattttaaaaattacatgtacattacaataaaaatatctgaATAATAACCCACAAATTCTATGTTTTGTGTGTCGcagtgaatgctaagcctcgtttgtagtgtgtcagaaactgacttggctatgaacgagcttagtcatctcaggactttagtcgtaagtgtgtctagggcataagagagtgaacttttctaatttgctttaaaatgtaataaaacaaagtagggagaa
Proteins encoded in this window:
- the LOC129803403 gene encoding uncharacterized protein LOC129803403; its protein translation is MNKFIVFCLTILCVFYINFVVTLKCYTCDTTDFDYGQYERCDNNLTKMKVDRCYTDEQHPNIRDFACYRVVYLHRNDGIIIQRGYDVKWICDKWIKYPHNFMTRDNPFMVLECAVCDTDKCDPRVEPTDGWIAQVIRPGNRLCDSNTYFNSRTLRSRISKKEQ